One genomic window of Odocoileus virginianus isolate 20LAN1187 ecotype Illinois chromosome 8, Ovbor_1.2, whole genome shotgun sequence includes the following:
- the ATP12A gene encoding potassium-transporting ATPase alpha chain 2, giving the protein MRPPASPQKTHLPRANMAPLLLFQKREVYSVELSGYKDIEKTDKEDGKEKSRGLKNNCLERKKNHQKEELKKELDLDDHKLSKEELETKYSTNIITGLSSARAAELLAQHGPNSLTPPKETPEIIKFLKQMVGGFSILLWIGAILCWIAYGIQYSHDQSSSLDNVYLGSVLALVVILTGVFAYYQEAKSTNIMSSFQKMIPQQALVIRDSEKKTIPADQLVVGDIVEIKGGDQVPADVRLLSTQGCKVDNSSVTGESEPQARSCEFTHESPLETKNIAFFSTTCLEGTATAMVINTGDRTIIGQIASLASRVEDSKTPIAIEIEHFVHIVAGVAVSIGIIFFIIAVSMKYYVLDSIIFLIGIIVANVPEGLLATVTVTLSLTAKRMAKKNCLVKNLEAVETLGSTSIICSDKTGTLTQNRMTVAHLWFDHQIFVADTSENHSNQVFDQSSATWASLSKIITLCNRAEFRPGQESVPIMKKIVVGDASETALLKFSEVMLGNVMDIRKRNRKVAEIPFNSTNKFQLSIHETEDPDDKRFLMVMKGAPERILEKCSTIMVNGQEQPLDRSTAEAFHTAYMELGGIGERVLGFCHLYLPTDEFPETYSFDVETMNFPTSNFCFVGLLSMIDPPRSTVPDAVTKCRSAGIKVIMVTGDHPITAKAIAKSVGIISANSETVEDIAKRLNLPVEQVNKQDAKAAVVTGMELKDMSPEQLDEILANHSEIVFARTSPQQKLIIVEGCQRQDAVVAVTGDGVNDSPALKKADIGIAMGIAGSDAARNAADMVLLDDNFASIVTGVEEGRLIFDNLKKTIAYTLTKNIAELCPFLIYIIAGLPLPIGTITILFIDLGTDIIPSIALAYEKAESDIMNRKPRHKKKDRLVNAPLALYSYLHIGLMQALGAFVTYFTVYAQHGFLPSTILNLRVEWENDNVNDLEDSYGQEWTRYQRKYLEWTGYTAFFVSIMIQQIADLIIRKTRRNSIFQQGLFRNKIIWVGIASQIIIALILSYGLGSIQALNFTMLRPQYWFVAVPHAVLIWVYDEMRKLFIRLFPGSWWDKNMYY; this is encoded by the exons ATGAGGCCCCCTGCTTCGCCTCAGAAAACCCATCTACCTCGGGCCAACATGGCACCTCTGCTTCTCTTTCAGAAAAGAGAAGTTTACTCAGTGGAGCTCAGTGGATACAAAGACATTGAGAAAACAGACAAGGAGGATGGCAAGGAGAAGTCCAGGGGCCTGAAAAACAACTGCTTGGAACGCAAAAAGAACCACCAGAAAGAGGAGCTTAAGAAAGAACTTGATCTG GATGACCACAAACTCAGCAAAGAGGAACTGGAGACAAAATACAGTACAAACATCATTACG ggtctttccagtgcccGGGCTGCTGAACTGCTGGCTCAGCATGGGCCCAACAGCCTCACGCCCCCCAAGGAAACCCCAGAGATCATCAAGTTCCTCAAGCAGATGGTGGGGGGCTTCTCCATCCTCCTGTGGATAGGAGCCATCCTGTGCTGGATCGCGTATGGGATTCAGTATTCCCATGATCAGTCCTCCTCCCTGGACAAC GTGTACTTGGGCTCTGTGCTTGCCCTGGTCGTCATTCTAACCGGGGTCTTTGCTTATTACCAAGAGGCGAAGAGCACCAACATCATGTCCAGTTTCCAAAAGATGATCCCGCAG CAAGCACTTGTCATTCGAGACTCAGAGAAGAAGACAATTCCTGCTGACCAGCTGGTGGTGGGAGACATAGTGGAGATTAAAGGTGGAGACCAGGTCCCTGCGGATGTCAGGTTACTGTCCACTCAGGGGTGTAAG GTAGACAACTCATCTGTCACTGGGGAGTCAGAGCCCCAGGCCCGCTCCTGTGAGTTCACAcatgaaagtcccctggagaccAAGAACATCGCCTTCTTCTCCACGACCTGTCTGGAAG GCACAGCGACTGCCATGGTCATCAACACGGGTGACCGCACCATCATTGGGCAGATTGCCTCGCTGGCTTCAAGAGTCGAGGACTCGAAGACACCCATTGCCATCGAGATCGAGCACTTTGTTCATATCGTGGCGGGAGTGGCGGTCTCCATCGGCATCATTTTCTTCATCATCGCAGTGTCCATGAAGTATTATGTCCTGGACTCCATCATCTTCCTCATTGGCATCATTGTGGCCAATGTGCCTGAGGGTCTCCTGGCCACTGTCACT GTGACTCTGTCACTGACAGCAAAACGAATGGCCAAGAAGAACTGCCTTGTGAAGAACCTGGAGGCAGTGGAGACCCTTGGCTCCACCTCCATCATCTGCTCAGACAAGACCGGGACCCTGACCCAGAATAGGATGACGGTGGCCCATCTGTGGTTCGACCACCAGATCTTCGTGGCGGACACTAGTGAAAACCATTCGA ATCAAGTCTTTGATCAAAGCTCTGCGACCTGGGCCTCCCTGTCAAAGATCATAACGCTGTGTAACCGCGCTGAGTTCAGACCTGGACAGGAGAGCGTCCCTATCATGAAG AAAATTGTGGTTGGAGATGCCTCAGAAACTGCTCTTTTGAAGTTCTCAGAGGTCATGCTGGGTAACGTGATGgatattagaaaaagaaaccGCAAAGTAGCTGAAATCCCTTTTAACTCGACCAACAAATTTCAG CTCTCCATCCACGAGACCGAGGACCCAGACGACAAGCGCTTCCTCATGGTGATGAAAGGGGCCCCTGAACGGATCTTGGAGAAGTGCAGCACCATCATGGTCAACGGGCAGGAGCAGCCCCTGGACAGGAGCACGGCCGAGGCCTTCCACACGGCCTACATGGAGCTGGGCGGCATAGGGGAGCGCGTGCTGG GTTTCTGTCACCTCTACCTGCCGACAGACGAGTTTCCAGAAACGTATTCATTTGATGTAGAAACAATGAACTTCCCTACTTCCAACTTCTGCTTTGTGGGCCTCTTGTCAATGATTGACCCGCCTCGGTCCACGGTACCTGATGCTGTCACCAAGTGCCGGAGCGCAGGGATCAAG GTTATCATGGTTACAGGCGATCATCCAATCACAGCCAAAGCTATTGCCAAGAGCGTCGGTATCATTTCTGCCAACAGTGAGACAGTGGAAGACATTGCCAAACGCCTCAACCTTCCTGTGGAGCAAGTTAACAAGCA GGATGCTAAGGCTGCTGTGGTGACCGGCATGGAGCTGAAGGACATGAGCCCGGAACAGCTAGATGAGATCTTAGCCAACCACTCGGAGATCGTCTTTGCCCGGACGTCCCCCCAGCAGAAGCTAATCATTGTGGAGGGCTGTCAGAGGCAG GATGCTGTGGTTGCTGTGACCGGGGATGGAGTTAATGACTCCCCAGCTCTGAAGAAGGCAGACATCGGGATCGCCATGGGAATAGCAGGTTCTGATGCAGCCAGAAATGCAGCTGACATGGTCTTGTTGGACGACAACTTCGCGTCCATCGTCACAGGGGTGGAGGAAG GTCGCCTGATCTTTGACAACCTAAAGAAGACAATCGCGTACACGCTGACCAAGAACATCGCCGAGCTGTGCCCCTTTCTCATCTACATCATTGCTGGGCTTCCCCTGCCCATTGGCACCATTACTATCTTGTTCATCGACTTGGGCACAGACATA ATTCCCTCCATCGCCCTGGCTTACGAGAAAGCCGAAAGCGACATTATGAACAGGAAGCCTCGCCACAAGAAGAAGGACAGGCTGGTGAATGCGCCACTTGCCCTGTACTCCTACCTGCACATCG GCCTCATGCAGGCCCTGGGGGCCTTCGTTACGTATTTCACCGTGTACGCGCAGCACGGCTTTCTACCCAGCACTATCCTCAACCTGCGGGTGGAGTGGGAGAACGACAATGTGAATGACCTGGAAGACAGCTACGGACAGGAATGG ACAAGGTACCAGAGGAAATACCTAGAATGGACGGGCTACACAGCATTCTTTGTCAGCATCATGATTCAGCAAATAGCAGATCTGATCATCAGGAAAACCCGGAGGAATTCCATCTTCCAGCAAGGTCTCTTCAG aaataaaatcatcTGGGTGGGGATTGCCTCACAGATTATCATCGCACTAATCCTCTCCTATGGCCTCGGAAGCATCCAGGCCCTGAATTTTACGATGCTCCG gcCTCAGTACTGGTTTGTGGCTGTGCCACACGCAGTTCTGATTTGGGTGTATGATGAGATGCGGAAGCTTTTCATCAGACTCTTCCCTGGAA GCTGGTGGGATAAGAACATGTATTATTAA